The segment TACGCCCAGTTCGATATCATCCACGACCGTGGCCAGCTGGTAGGCAAACAGGCCATCGGCGCGGCGGATCACGAAGTCGCTGCCCAGGGTCTCCAGGTCGAAGGCGACGGAGCCCAGGAAACGATCCTCCACGAGCCAGTGCGGCTGCAAGGCACGGGCGCGAATGGCGCGTGGTGGGCGCCCGGCGGGCGGGCCATGGCGGCAGGTGCCGGGGTAGATTGGGCCTTCCCAGCCCGGTTTGCCGTTATGGGCAAGGTCGCGCCGGGTGCAGGAACAGCCAAAGGCAAGGTCCCGCTCCAGCAAATGCTCGAGCGCGGCCTGGTATGTCGCGGTGCGATTGCTCTGGCGGGTGACCGGGCCGTCCCAGTACAGGGCGAAGGTCTCGAGTGCTGAAAGGATCGCGGATTCCGCCCCCGGCTGTACGCGCGGGCTGTCGACGTCGTCGATACGCAGATGCCAGCGGCCATGGTGGCTGCGGGCATCCAGCCACGAGATGACGGCGGCGAACAGGGAACCCGCATGCAGCGGGCCGGAGGGGGTGGGGGCAAAGCGCCCCACATAGGGGGTGCCTTGATTCGGGCTGGCGGTCGTCATGG is part of the Thioalkalivibrio sp. K90mix genome and harbors:
- the gluQRS gene encoding tRNA glutamyl-Q(34) synthetase GluQRS, with the protein product MTTASPNQGTPYVGRFAPTPSGPLHAGSLFAAVISWLDARSHHGRWHLRIDDVDSPRVQPGAESAILSALETFALYWDGPVTRQSNRTATYQAALEHLLERDLAFGCSCTRRDLAHNGKPGWEGPIYPGTCRHGPPAGRPPRAIRARALQPHWLVEDRFLGSVAFDLETLGSDFVIRRADGLFAYQLATVVDDIELGVTDVVRGVDLLGSTPRQMQLYRSLDAHLPRYAHHPVVVAGRGHKLSKATGAKELHEDKARAQVASVLDCIGLPPSDRDRPDHPATQLAEALDQLAGHPLATRLPLATEVPTRDHAG